The Arabidopsis thaliana chromosome 5, partial sequence genomic interval TAGACAATAAAAGTTTGCTCCAAAAGGTAACTTGAGGGTGAGGGTGCCCTTAGAATTGTAAGCACTAGTTAGACTCATTCCCAACCAAGTGGAGACTCGCTAACATGATCTTTCATAgaattattattgattttatttttaaaaacttcaGGAGTATTTCACAAAAAGCATATCAGGAGGGGAGAGAAGGAAGGCATGTACATATGTGTTCCATGCAAAAGTGAAGTGCTATCAAAAGAACAACCCACCGTACGAAAAAGAGGGCGGCCCCCTGGGAGTTTCCGGAAAAAAATTGGAGTTCAGACGCAAAAGCGTAAAAAAGTCATAGCTGCTCGCAAATCACCTCGGTTAAAGAAGACTAAGACTTCAATGGCAGAGAGAATTGCCATAAGGTTAAAGAATCATAAAAAGGTTGTTGCAAGCAAACCATTGCGACGTTCTGGCAGGCAATTGAAGCATGTTATTCGGCTGCAGGATGAAAGTAAAGTCCCTGAAGGGAGTAAGAAACGGAAACTGGAAACCAAAAGAGGCAGAGGTAGACCTAAGAAAGTAAAACAAGAGATCTCCATTAGAAAGGCGAGAACAGATAGGTGCTTGAACTATTGGTTAAATGGCCTCCTTTTGTCCCGAAAGGCTGGCAATGAACGGGTCCATCAGTTCCACAGAGAGAGATATTATGTTCCCTTGGAGAACTCTGATTCTGATCATGATCAACCTAAGTGTCACTTATGTGGCTCAATTGAATCTAAATCTGGATCAACTTTCATTTCTTGCGAATTATGTGGAGGTAATCCATTTTCTGAGCTTCTTTTGGTTCACATTGCAAGAGTTGGTTTCTTTTCATTGCTCaggctttttttttggttttgtaatgTCTGTAGAATGGTACCACGGAGATGCTTATGGGCTTAATGAAAAGAATTCAAGTATGGTGATTGGATTCCGGTGTCATCTCTGTCGGAAACAGTCTTCTCCCACCTGTCCGCATATGAGATCTACTACATCACCTGTTGCATCCTAAGCTGTGAATTTGTTTGAGGCTGATCTAATATTCTTAGGCTGTGGGGATACAATTGGAAGAATCAGACAGGGCAAGGTGTAAATTTTTTGAGATGTCAATACAATTATGGGTGATGAGTATGAGTAGAGAATCAAGGAGAagcagaaacagaggaggGTACATTTTGGTGGAAGCATGAAGTTAGTATGGCTTTGTTGGGACTGGTAGCTTGGATGAGTAGTACTAAAGTGGATTGGTTGACTTAGACTTAGAGTGAACAAAAAGGTGAACAAAAAGGGGATTTAAGAAGCAGAGTTAATTTATACCTGATTTAATTTTGCTTTTCATTATGGTGGGAGTCGTCAGTAAACAAGTGAAGATATGTAAAGAATATGTTGAATCCATTTTCTATCAAAATCCATTGGTAGTGGTCTTGTTAGCTCTCATATAGTCATGTTAcccttctctcttcttcacaaaGGCTAACTACTTTTGCTCTCATTAGTGTACAATGGTGGATCCAAATGCTCAGCATATTACCATATTGAccaatttctctcttttgtcttgGTAATGTCCTTGAGATCAATCGGATAACTTTGAAAGTTCTCTCAACTTCTCTtgacttgatttttttttcgtaaaaTGGATTTGCTAATGTGTCCTCTATTTATATAGGCAAAAGGGGAAATGATGTAGACATATCGAATCCATTTCCTAAACCTGtaattttgattgattgaacCACCACCATTcgacaaaatcaaatctaagtGATCCCATTGTACCAACATGTTTTACGCtcaacaatcaaacaaactttatcaaagaaaaaactttattgATCAGACCAAAGAGAGTATAAAGGGCAACTTCAGCCATTTTAATAAGTTAAGCCAGAAACTCTGTAACACTAAACACAAAAGCATCTTCAGTCTTAAGAAACGAAACATAGTTAAAGATAAAAGAAGATGTGTCAATTGGTCGACGTGAGCTGCCTGAGGTTGTACTTTGCTAGCTCCTTGTACTTCTCTACCACTCCAATTAAGCACACTGTCTGTAAATTGCAACACGAAACCCGTATTGAGTTTATAACCGACCAAATCTGatgaagcaaaacataaattttctcCTTGTTTACCTTAATAATTTCCACCACGATCGTCATCTCCGGATTGCTCAAATCAACTTTGTGAGGGGCAGGAATAGATTTGGCGATCgtgtttattattttcatcCTATCAAGCCCTGTGTTAGCACGCGCTCCATACAACACAGCAAACTGCAGGAATATTAAGAGAGGTTAACATTTTGGAATCTAGGAAGGGATACACAACTTGATCTTTAAGTATTCTTACTTTCCGGGGATTTTCGGTCTCAATGGGGAAGTACTGTTCTACAAGCGGCTTGATGGCTCTTGAAATTTCTTCCTCTGAAGGGTAACACGACACTTCAATTGGTAGAAGTCTTAGGATGAACCTAAGTAACAGAagatatattaaagaaaaccCGATAAAGCCATAATAGTTATAAAAATCTTGGTATGATGAAGTTTAGTGAAAAGGATCAAACCTTGACATATGCTTTTTTGTTGCAGCAGCAGAAGTCATAGCATGCTGTACAATTTCTTTGGGACTTGGGTcaccatctctctttttcatttggaTGAAGACCAGACCGTTGCAACCCGGATCTAACTTCATGAACCGTCTCTGTCAAAAATGGACAACAAGACTCTTATGATCCGcaaagatataaaaacataagacTTCAAGAAGTTTTTCAGGAGAGCTCCTGTCATTCACCCATATATAATAGCTTAGCTTACCTTACTCTTGTCTCCAAGTTCTTTTAGTTCAGCTTCAATCAACTTATCAATAGACTTCTCTGCATTTTCGTTTACTTTTGCTAAAGGATTTGCTTCTTCCGTACACGTCTTCTTTCTAGGAGGTTCATCTCCACCATTCTTCTGATTccctttatcttcttcctcttttacAGTCTCATTTTCTGCCAATTGTTTGACTTCACATGACCCTTCACTTGctatttctttctcattcaCTTGATCATTAACTCCTTCACTAGctatttctttctcattcaCTAGATCATTACCGCCTTCACTCACTACTGCCTTATCCCCATCTCCTTTGTTTTCCTCTTCCTCGCCATTATTactctcatcttcctcctcatcctcatcctcgCTATACGAAAAtgtaacttttttgtttattggatTACCAAACAAACCAGGATTCACTTTCGAGTCAGTCCCTTGTATTAGCTCCTCGAAAAACTgtaaaaaagaacaaaagagattaCATTTAAGAACACTCAAAAGATTATAAGAGCTGCTCAAACATTACAAAGCTCTTGAGAAATCTAACATTGGCACTGTGCCTAGTGATGTCGAGAAAGCAGACCACATAACAACATTGTTCAGATTAGATTAATTTGcaataaacacacaaacttCCAAACTCGACAAAGCTAACAGAGAAAGTATATTACTAGGAAACCTAAAACGCAATTCGACCAGAAATTAAAAGGGCTAAGTTCAGTTGTTGAAGATAATCTGAAACGTGTACAGGAAATCAATTTATGGAAGAGCAGTGACACTAGGTAAAATATGAACTAGTTGGGAGATGAAAtcaatttcaacaaaaaaaagagagaaactttaCGGAATCAATGACGTTAATAGCTTCCTGAGCAGCTTGGAATTCGCGTCCGCCATCGCAAGAGATGAAAAAACCTTGAACACCTGGCTTCAAAGGGTAAGatcccttcttcttcactggtCTCTGCTAACAACAAATTAGAcgaagaaaattaaacacatGAGAATAGTTAGCAGCTAATCCACAGATAGACTTAGTGTGTGAAAGATTACGTTTTGAGGGCGATAATgctgttttctcttcttgctctGGTCACCGGAAGCCATCGtcggagagagagagaaagagaggttttTGCGGAGTTGAGCTAAACACAGTGACGAGGAGAATTAGTTAGGTCATGCCTGAATGGGCCTATTGGGCTTGGTCTTGACCCATTAGCTAAAACCCCTCGTTACCTTTGTGATAAGCCTGATACTATatctttcacatttttgttaattcttAATTGCATGTTGATCGAAACCTGAGAGAAGTGTTGGTTATATTTGTATCGTTGGAAAATTGGTTGGGCGATATCGGTGGTTATATATGCACCTTTACTTTAGTGATCACCTaagaattttcaatttttcattgtAAATTTAAGTTATAACAGGTGGGGTTgctgatcaaagaaacaaaattcacaagTCACATCATTGAATGACGCTTTCTTATTAATTAGGACTACGAAAAATGAGATCTCttaatattctaaaatatttgacaatACGTACCTACTAATTTCCAACACAGTGGACCGACtcttattacatttttttctgaCTCCAATATTTATAGATACTACAAAAGCATTGAAAACTGCTAAAACACAACattttttaccaaacaaaaacatatacacaGTCTTAAGGATTACAGTTAATATGGCTCATGCGTCTTAGAGTAAACCTCTTTCACAGAGAGAAGCTTTCATTGCTTTCAGTGATTCTTCCATATCATCACAAATCTTGTGAGGGTCTGATATGACGGTAGGATCATACGCCAACgaaattatcattttatcCGCGTAACTCATTAAATGTATCAACAATGCctatcaaacacaaaaacactaaaaaatttacacacaaaaaaggCTTATCATGTAAATTTAGTTGCGcataaaaaaatgaactaCGTACATGTGAGTGTCCGTAAGAACTTGGAGCGATGTAAGAGACAGGATGGCCACGGAAACTGATTTCTTCCATGGGGCCAATGACGTTTGAAACACATGTCGTTGTGTTCCTCACCGGTCGATCAAATAATTCTGCTGCCGCCtataaatgacaaaattaaaGAGTGTGTTAGTATAATATTGTCCATAAATTTGCAAACAAATGTCAATTTCTTTACCTTGGCGCCAAACACTTTTAGGACGattttgatgataaaataCACTAGAGCCGCGTGATAAGAGTGCTTCT includes:
- a CDS encoding THUMP domain-containing protein (THUMP domain-containing protein; FUNCTIONS IN: molecular_function unknown; INVOLVED IN: biological_process unknown; LOCATED IN: cellular_component unknown; EXPRESSED IN: 23 plant structures; EXPRESSED DURING: 13 growth stages; CONTAINS InterPro DOMAIN/s: THUMP (InterPro:IPR004114); Has 30201 Blast hits to 17322 proteins in 780 species: Archae - 12; Bacteria - 1396; Metazoa - 17338; Fungi - 3422; Plants - 5037; Viruses - 0; Other Eukaryotes - 2996 (source: NCBI BLink).), which encodes MASGDQSKKRKQHYRPQNRPVKKKGSYPLKPGVQGFFISCDGGREFQAAQEAINVIDSFFEELIQGTDSKVNPGLFGNPINKKVTFSYSEDEDEEEDESNNGEEEENKGDGDKAVVSEGGNDLVNEKEIASEGVNDQVNEKEIASEGSCEVKQLAENETVKEEEDKGNQKNGGDEPPRKKTCTEEANPLAKVNENAEKSIDKLIEAELKELGDKSKRRFMKLDPGCNGLVFIQMKKRDGDPSPKEIVQHAMTSAAATKKHMSRFILRLLPIEVSCYPSEEEISRAIKPLVEQYFPIETENPRKFAVLYGARANTGLDRMKIINTIAKSIPAPHKVDLSNPEMTIVVEIIKTVCLIGVVEKYKELAKYNLRQLTSTN